Within the Setaria viridis chromosome 3, Setaria_viridis_v4.0, whole genome shotgun sequence genome, the region TCGGTTGCCTAGCTTCCCAGGGAAGCTGATGAAACTTCCCATGGAAGGCAAGGAACTCCTTACTTAATCGTCATAACCCCCACCATCGGTGTCGTCGccagttccactaccatctcaTCCTCTACGTGTGCGCCTCACCCTGCAGCCTGGCCGACGCCACGAAGCGATCTGTCTCCACCTTGGTCCCCGCCTCCTCTGGCTCTCTATTATGCTACCTCTCCCCCACTGGCTCCCTCGCACGCATCGAGCgatcctccagcgcctcctcatCGTCGCGCTCCCATGATGGTTTCTCATCGCGTTTCCCACCACGCCGCCAACCGCAACAACTTCTCGGCAGCACTACAGTGCTACATCAACATGGACCTCAACCCACCATCATGCTCGTCGTCAGGATCGCGCTCCGACACCACCGACCTCAACCCGCCATCGCTCGTGGATGGTCGTTGCGGAGCCGCTAGGGGCTCCCCAGCGCGTTCCCAGCCTCCTCTAGCAGTGGGGGCGGCTTCCTTCACCCtcgcggcctcgtcgccgctccATAAGTTGACCTTGAAGGTGACCCTTCCAGCTGATACGTTTGACTCCGAATCCGAGTCCCAAACTAAGACATACTCGTTTGACGACCGTTGCCACGGCTACCCCATGCCCTTTCCCCGGAGGGATGCTCTGCGTGTCTTCTGTCATGCAGACAACACCTTTGCGTGCCTCCTTTGCCCTGGCAGGAGGCAACGGTGGAAAATCTTGAATGATGTCAAGGACCACGTCGTGGGGATGGTAACGTCTGTGCCCCTAAggggcaagaacaagaagaactgGAGCCGCCACCGCGTCATGGTCCGGAACGAGGGGTGGATGGTGTGAGTGAGCCACGCTAGTGGAAGATCAATGCGGTTATTTTTGCTATgttgttaattagtaactttagatttcgtTGGAACCCTATCCATCTTTGCTATGCcgttatcttttgtttgtaagatcaatggattATTTTCTATTTTCCTGCTCTGTTTTCTCTGTTTTCGTGCTCTCTAtttcctctccctcaccctttctctcttccttggTTCCTATGTAGAAATGGTTACTCGCACTTGAAACCAATTTCCGGTGTTCCCTCATTTATTTGCCAAGGGATGGTTCTCCTACTCACATAGCTCGAGAGGCCAAGATAgatcgaattttatgtttcattttttttattgtagttggaatagtgcattgatttttttagaggttgaaaatcaatatgagaCGAACATTAATaaataatgtaatcctatttggctctctctcaaaactaagaaaatccttgctcaccttgccaaaattcaaataATTTTTCCAGCAAAGGATGGAACATTTTTGTCcgtcctattcacttttcctataACGGATCATACGTCTGTTCATATTTTTCGCAAAAATTGTAatgaattctaatttgtacccaAAGATTAATGTGGCAACCGTCTACGTTCCAACGCTGTGTAATGTGACATCCTCCACGTCCACGCAGCCAGTCTTCCTTAGTTCTCgtgtaggcatggttacttCAAACCAACTTATGCTATTCCCTCATTTAATTCCCAATGGGTTGTTCTCCTACTCGCATGACCCGAGAAACCAAGATGGATTGAATTTTATATTTCATTTAATGagattgtagttggaatagtgcatccatTTTTGAGAGGttaaaaatcaatatgggatgattattaacaaatattGTGATCATATTTAGCTCTatctcaaaagcaaggaaatccttacTCACCAAGCATCTCTTTTCCAATAAAGGATCGCAATTGTTAGCCTGGCCTATTCAATTTTCCGACAACGGATCATACGTTCTACACATTGCCAAGAATCGAATTCTTTCTTTTACCCGATTATTAATGTGGTAACTGTCCACATTCCAGCAACGTGTAATGTCACATCGTCCACGCAGTCGGTTATTTTGGGAGGCTTGCCGGCGAAGGAGTggtggttttgttataaatgcgacacgcctccacttcttcttcttcagctggCCTCAAACATAAGAAAACTCTTGGGCATCTCCTCTTAGCGCAAGAAAACCCAACCGCATCTCCTCTCGGCTCAAGTACAGTGCTCTCTCCCTAGTCTCTGTATCGATTTGTATGTGCATTCGACCTTGCCCCCTCtttgatcaaactaatttctatCTGCGTTTAAGTATCGTGGACATGGCTGCTACACCTTCGCTGCTGGTCACCACTGTCTTGTTGCCTGTGCTGCAACATCCTGGTCTCAGGGAGGGTGAGGTCAGACTAGGTGGTTGCGGCTTGTGTCAGAGAGCAGCACCAGTAGGATCCTTGGTACACCACGTCGGTCTGCAGCGGCGCTGCACTTGGCCACCACAACTTCTGGATGGCGAACGATGACACCTTCCCCCTTGTCGTCATCATGCTTCCATTGTCCCAGGATGTTGATCGCCTTCGCATTCACACCTGGTAGTGGTGGAATGAGATCGTCATCTTCTGCCACGTGAGCCGCTTCTACCTATTCATGACCCGCTTCTAGGAGGGCCTGGGGGACCCTAAGGAGATTAATTAGATCGTTTATCTTTGATATgatgttaattagtaactttagattttgttggaaccctagccatctttgctttgttgttatcttttatttgtaagatcaatggactgtTTCCTTTGGATGGAACATCAATCCGCTATTTTCCTACTctgttttatgtttcatttaatgttattgtagttggaatagtgcatcagttttttttagaggttgaaaatcaatatgagtAATCATATTTGGCTATCTCTCAAAActaaggaaatccttgctcacctttcCATAACTCAAACCATTTTTTCAACAAAGGATCAAATGTTTTGGTCTGTCTACTTCACTTTTTCTATAATGGATCATACGAGATCTgtacatatttttcccaaaaattataacgaattctaatttgtacccaAGGATTTAACATGGCAACCGTCCACATTCCAGTGTCGTGTAATATCACATCCTCCACATCCACGCAACCGGTCATCCTTGGTTCTCgtgtaggcatggttacttgaaaccaatttGTGCTATTCCCTCATTTAATTCCCAATGGGTTGTTCTCCTACTCGCATGCCTCTAGAAACCAAGATGGATCGAATTTTATATTTCATTTAATGGGAATGTAGTAGGAATAGTGCATCCTTTTTTGAGAGGTGAAAATTAATATGAGACGATTATTACCAAATATTGTGATCATAtgtggctctctctcaaaagcaaggaaatctTTGCTCACCATGCCAAAATTCAGACAAGCATCTTTTTTGCAATAAAGGATTGCAAATGTTAGTCTGACCTATTTAATTTTCTGAGAACGGATCATATGTCTGATTGATCCTAATATAATAAGAACATACAAATCTTTCTTGCATGGATTACAAAAGGATTAAGGTAGTACAAAAGTTCACATAACATCTTCATAATTTATCTTGCAGTGAGAGCACTAACAAAAAAGGATTAAGGCTGCATCTTCTCTTTCTAGGATGATTCCATTACGTCGAGGTGGCGTTGGATGTCGGTCCTTAGCGCGTCCAACGCCCTGACGAACACCAGGAACTTGTCCGCCCAGAGCGCTTCCACATCCACCTCCCAACAGTTCTGTTTCCCCGCGCTTgtttgagccgccaagatcTTCGACCATGCGGTAGCTTGAAGCGCCCTTTCCATCTTAGCCTGGAAAACGGTCTCCTCTACCTCCCGCTTCATTCCATCAACCCTGGCGGTGGCCTCCCCCGCTATTTCAGAACAAGCTTGAGACGACGAGCTATGGATCTCCGGGAGGTAGTTGCATAGGATGGAGTTCGTGGTGGGTGCTCCATAGGCTTTGCGCTCGCCAGTGGGGGAGAACGCGATGACGGCAACGTGGGCGCCAAACTCCTGGGAGAGGTCTTTTGCTATGGAGAAGAGCGTGTTGGTGCGCTCTGAGAAGCTTGTCTACCTTTGAGCCATGCTGGTGGATTTGGGCATCGAGGACGAGCAGCTCGTCGGGCGGCGGTTTAGATTGGAAATATGGAGAGAAGAGAACAGAGGCAGCGAACAACATGACATTTCTTTTGCGCCTTAAATAGCAAGCAAAGTATAAAGGACTATCAACTTATATAAGAAGATACACAATATAAGTTCCTCTATTCTGAAATAATGAACAAACCATGACCGTTCTTATTAGATCGCATTTTTCAGTACACATACATAATACATCCCCACAGATCCACACTAGTACAGTGGCACaggcgcacacacacacaacaacaaAACCATATATATTTTAAATACTAAACTGGTGCACTGTCACCAGGCATCGACAGGCTAACTCCGATTCTAGTGCCTCATCACTGCCATATAGATTCTAGTGCCTCATCACTGCCGAAACTCCGATGCTCTCAAAATAGACCCCATTGgtcatcggatcatccggtatGCATAACTTGTTCTGGTGACTTGTTCATCTGTATCCAATCGGATATCAAGATCAAAGTCATGATCATGGTATCCAAATAACAGTATGATCATGGCATGGATCTTGCAAAATGAACAGACGAATGATAGTCACTGCCACAAAATCACAAATTGTTAAGAGTATATTAAGCAACACCGAATATGATTAGTTTAGGATTGTAATCCCaggataaccttccttatcgGAAAGGCTACTTTGCCCTCCTAACCATATACTCCTATATAGTTGACCCATGAGGCTCAAGCTGTAGCCCATgcattatacacaatcttacaCAAATGATAATTGGTAAAAGTAGCACACAAGTTTTCAATATTTTATAGGTGACGAGGTtcatatatcatcatcatgatcaTCCAGGTGACACTGAAGTTGGATGAGGTTCCAAATCCAGGGCTCCAGCATTTGTTTAATTACTATATTAAATATGAGCGTCGTCCTCCCTCTGCAACTTCATATCCTATTCTTTTAGGGGAAGGCAAGATCGTACTCTCACTGCTAAGCATTACAATAACATCTGGCATGGTGGGTCGGTCTTCCGGCCTCGGTTCAACACAGAGTAGTCCTATCTGAATGCATCTCAGAATCTCAGCCACTCGATCTTCGTCACGCAGAGATGGATCTACGAGCTCCAGTGATCTCCCTGCCGTCCACAATTCCCAGGCCTGCAAGGATTCCCATCAAATTACAGTTCCAAAAGGTAATAATATAATAGCCAGGGGCAGCATGTGATTTAAAGGGATTCCAAGGCACACATTTTACCCATTAATTTTACATAAATTGGAAAGAGAACATGAAAATGCATGTTTAGAATGAAGCAGAGAAAGGGATACAGTGAATTACCTACAACTGAAAATGGCACTGCAGAATCAATAACAGATATTACGTGCAATAATTTGTCATATCACTATTGTATTATGAGTTCGATTGCTTTTTATTATTGCAGAGTACATACGCATGCTATAAAAAATTTACTCACATAATGCTCCGTAGCGCCATGTAAAGGACGTTGACAAGAAGGTTTGAAGCTCCTCTTTCCCATGATCATCTCAATAAGAATGACACCGAAACTATATATGTCAGACTTAGTTGAGGCCCTACCCACCAACAAGTACTCAGGAGCCACATAACCACTACACAAGGAAATAAGACGAAGTTATTAGCAAGAAAAACTGGGATGGATAAGAACATTAGCAAGAATTTCGTGGTAGATGATGGAGCCATGGCCTCGTGGGAGTGCCAATCTTCCCATCGTTGCCAACCTGTTTGCATTGCATACATGCTTGTGTACTGGTGTGTTCATAGCTGCACGCGTACTTGTTCCATGtaattaaaaaggaaaatcaAAATAGGATGAGTGTGTGCTTAATAGGTCTTACAGTGTGCCCTCAATCACCTCTTCATTCAAAGCACTGCCCAGTAATCTGGCTATGCCAAAATCTGTAATCTTAGGATTCATGTCAGAATCCAAGAGAACATTGCTAGGCTTTAGATCCCTATGTAGAATGGTAACGCCACAGTACTTATGTAGATAAGCAACACCCTGTGCAATCCCTAAAATAATACTGAAGCGCTGAGTCCAGTCAAGCAGCATCCCTGTTCCTGCACCTAAAAGTATTAAAGATAAAGTTCTGTATTAATCGATGAAAGGCAAACTAAATTATACTGGAAATGTACCGCTTATATATTTGTCCAGACCACCATTTGGGATGTACTCGTAAACCAAAATCATCTCCCTTCTTTCAGTGCAATATCCTAGAAGCTTAACTATATTTATATGTTGAAACTTCAGAAGGCAGTAAATTTCAGCTTCAAAACATCGTGCTTGACCTTTTCGGTATGAAATTGAACCTGAAGTAGAATATCTTTTGATTGCGACAAGTCGTCCATGTATTTTACCCTGAAAAGCCAAGTCCAAACAATTGTTAACCCAAAAGGAAAGTCTCTACATTATTCCATTTTCAGAAGAACATAGTAATATAAAAGAAGCATATTAAGAACCCTGGTAGGAGAACTTTGACAAAAGTACATCCACCACACGTGCCTTTCAGCTTAAAAGATAACAAAATTCAGCCTATGTTCCTGTTCTCTTAATAAGTATATATAAGGAACATTTAATActtcaaaattttcatcatcTTATTCATTTATCATACTCTATCTCTTCTTTATGCTACCAATCTCACTTCCATACTTCCATGTGCTTGACTACTGATTTACACACCAACTATGTTCGTTAATCATTACAAATTTCAAATGCAACTATTCTTGTTCTCCTATGACATTTGCAATTTCTTGGTAGAGCTTCAATTTTACAGGGAAACAAAGAGGCCATGTAGCCGATGGTGGCGTTGGATAGGGCACACAAACTCTGTTATTCGAAGTAAGGACAAAAGTACAAGCAAGGTCATATTCGTACACAAGCTCACCCTGTGTGTGGGCTCCTGGTCAGTATCAGGGCATACAAtacatttttttctcgaacacgcagaaAAGCTGCGTATcatttatattaaaaagaagatacaATGCATAATTTCATAGTCAAATTTTTCTATGATATGCAGCTGAATGGTAATTTAGCCTTGAAGTAATATTTTCCTCAGAAATTTATTTGTAAGAATAACAGCAAAGAACAAAGATAAAGAACATAGTAATACTGGCCTCATCAAATCTATAATTTAACAAGATTAATCTCATAACATGCATGGTGAAGGAAAGAATGTAGATGTTTAATGAACAACCAGGGGCAACTATAGGTTTGCACAGCAAGCACGCCAGGGATCACTTGTTTGGTTGTGTGAAAACTCCAGTACATACTTCTAAATGTATGACACTCATGGTGCACAAAATTTGAAGGTCCAAAAATTTTGGAGCATAACAAAATGGAAACCAAAAGAAAGAATTTATATAGATTACAACACAACATTGGCATGGCACATACAGTAACACGACTTGCATGGGAGGTAAATTGCTAAAGTTACAGGAGATTGTGATTTTTCATTTTTAAAAGATACAGATTAAAAGGTATGCTTTCTACCTAATTTTAGAGCAATGAGTTCTACTTGGAGTACTTCCTACTCAAGTAATCTTGTACAGAACCAATTACATGAGCAACGAAACATTTCCAAACAATTAACAATCCTGATGATCAACTTAGAAAGTTAGAATATTTGAATCTGTAGAATAAGGATAAGTTTGCATCTTCTAACATCTATAATAGAAATATAGGGTAAGATAAACACGAGGAAAACGAAACCTGTTAGGTTCTTTTCAAATAACAAATAACTACCTTATAAACGGTAGCGGAACCACCATGTCCTATTTCATTTTCAAATGAGAAGTTATCCGTAGCAGCCTTCATATGACAGAAGCGGAAGACTGAAAACCCTGTTATAAAGAAAACACTTCAAATAAGAATGAAATTTTCAGATTAAACACTCCACCTTTGTCCATGTTCATGGTTGTTGTTGTTTATCTGGTCTGCTTATTTTATCGTATCATCAAAAAGTAACTGTAGTGTGCTACGAACTATGGCTGGAAACTACAAAAGCATTATTCCCTTAAAAACTAGACACAGAAAATGAAAGGGATGAACAGCCACATAATTAACTGTTTAGTTGATGCTGATTGCTAATACCTAGTTCACGACGATCTAAGGACCTAGGAATATACGGTAGTCTTATCTTGTCTTGAAGCCACCAAAAGGACCATGTAAATCTACTCTTTCTTGTTGATCCAATTTCATTAAGTTCCTGGTGACCTACAAACATAAGCGTAACAAAAAGTGTCATATTTAACGTACAAAGAATTAGCTTTGTTATGCATCTGTATAAATATAACTTCCCACAGCAGTATAATTATAATCCTAAAACAAAACAAGTTACAACAAATTTTCTCATTAATAGTCAACAAACGAGAAAAATCTGGTTGAACCAAAGTCTAACTGTTTACTCTAATTACTTACATATACTTATTATAGCTATCACAGTTATATAGACAATACTATTGAGTTTGCATAATACTATTGTGTCTAGTCTCGGATTGGAGGGCTTGCTCGACAGGATGACAAGGCTCTTTCCCTGTCTCCCTGGAGCTGTGGTAGATGAAACATGAACAGGCACAAACTATTTTCTTGCTTTCCCAGATGATCAGTCCCATATATACAAGGCCAAACCTTTTACAGATCACTCATGCAACAACCAAACAGCTAGAAAACTGAATGCTAACAACTGTGTGCAGATCCTAACCAACCGAATGCCAAAGTACAGGCCAAAGCTTACAAAACAAAACGGATCGAATAACGGAGATACTATCGTCAGCATCTACGCAGCTGGTGCTGCATGCTTTTTGCGCCATCGTTCGTAGACATGGCCCCACATAACACATAGGTTGTAGAAATGTACAGAAACTGCTACACTTGCATTTATTTCACCCACACAATTTCGGAGGCAATCCAACTAGTTTGTTGTAAACACGTAGGCTTTTTGCCAGTTATTGTAACCAGGACCAATTGGTACCAGGTGGACAAAAAATGACTTTCATGGATTCAAAAATCATTGTACAAGTGTACAATTTTGTATATGAAGAAGTTggctagaaaaataaaataatttgcCTGCTCAAATAGTTTACATAGTGAACATAATTTGATATTCAACCTTATATATCATTTAACTTCATGATTCAATTTCAATCCTTAAAATACAGAAAAGAGTACCTCCCTGTTGGTGCTCATCACTTTGATAATGTTCAGCTGCTGATTGGACCGTTTGTGATTCAGTATGTTGTAAGCCACTTCCATCCCGTCCTGTCCTGAATGTACAAATTAATTCAATAAACTACTATTCCAAATGGTTTAGATGTTTCACGAAATGCTTTAATCcaacaatatatatttcatAAATCACGTTGTGAATAGTTAATTTTACTATTGCTATCCGAGAGTAAAATTTTTTtatcgaacacgcaggagaactgTGTATCTTTGCATTAAGAGAAAGAATAGTCCAATTACAATAACACCACCTCACCTTGGACTAGAGTGAGAGATGTGGGTTTTAAACAGAAAGATAAATCTTACAGAAAAACGAACTAAAAGGGCCTGACCAAGAAAAAAAACTGATCCAACCACTAGACTACAATCCTACCAAGATCCAAGGCTGCCAGCCCCTTGGCTCCAGCTGATAGCCACCATTGAGATTCATCCTTGAAGACCTGTAGAGCTCCCTGGATGCTAGGAGCAGATCCATCAAAAACACAAGCATTGCGCCAAATGGTCCATGCTCCAAGAATGACCACAGAATTAGAACCCTTTTTTTGCTGCTTCTGAACTTTCTTCAAGGATTTGCACCACCAGACAGAAAAAGAACTGTCCCTGTGATTAGGTACCACACTGGACAAGTTCAAATGCCCTAGGATGCTATACCAGAATTGCCTTGCAAACACGCAAGACGTAATAATGTGTTGAACCGTCTCATTCTCCTGGTCACAGAGACTGCATTGCTCTGGGTGAGGGAGCCCTCTTTTCTCCATGCGATCAGCTGTCCAGCAACAATTTCGGATGGCCAACCAAATAAACAATTTGCATTTACCCGGGGCCCAAGATTTCCATATCCGCTTCCAAGGTTCAAAGGAGATAGAGCCGACAAAGAAAGCTCTATAACCCGATTTGGTAGAAAATTGGCCTGAAGCTTCAAACTTCCACCAGTGCTGATCATCAGATTGGTTCAACACTGTCTGCTAAAGCATCCCACAGATGCAGATACTCGGTTAGACCAACCAGACTGAGCGCCCCTCTAATGTCTGCTACCCAAGCATGATCCATAAGGGCTTGGGCCACTGTTCTCGTCTTTCTCAATGTCGGAGGGACACACTTGTGACTTTCAGGTGCTAATTCTTCCAGAGAACAACCATGCAGCCATCTACAGACCAAAATAATGTGCTTGCCCCATTTCCAGTAGATGTCACCACCGAGATGGCAAACACGGCCAAATTATTGGAGTGCACTGCTATTTCTAGACCAGCCCATGGACAGTCAGATCGAGTCTTTTCTAACCAAAGCCATCGCATTTGATATGCCCAACCCATGATTTCCAGGTTATGAATTCCCAGGCCCCCGAGATCAATGAGTCTACTGACCTTTTCCCAAGCTACCAGGCAGCAGCCACCATTcacctcctttcttcctttccACAGAAACCCCTTTCTGATTTTATCGATTGCTTTAATGAACCATTTTGGGACCTTGATGACGACTAGCAAGTATAAGGGGAATGGCagtaaggacaaagcgtaccaGCACAGCCCGACCAGACATATTCATGAGAGAGGCTTTCCATCCTGGG harbors:
- the LOC117850117 gene encoding cysteine-rich receptor-like protein kinase 4 isoform X8 translates to MALWNGLGQVATVAQLTGVDASGLIAMILEAVRTVSRNKEDCRHLARRAMMIGDLLQKLQGWDMMQEPEIRRPLDGLDDALREAYVLIASCQNCSTTYRFLMGWKQAEQFQGVQKKIDSYLQLYPFISHIDITRRLDQLCKNEHLSCSQAQGVGDRLGSSMSCSNNDARTGRDGSGLQHTESQTVQSAAEHYQSDEHQQGGHQELNEIGSTRKSRFTWSFWWLQDKIRLPYIPRSLDRRELGFSVFRFCHMKAATDNFSFENEIGHGGSATVYKGKIHGRLVAIKRYSTSGSISYRKGAGTGMLLDWTQRFSIILGIAQGVAYLHKYCGVTILHRDLKPSNVLLDSDMNPKITDFGIARLLGSALNEEVIEGTLGYVAPEYLLVGRASTKSDIYSFGVILIEMIMGKRSFKPSCQRPLHGATEHYAWELWTAGRSLELVDPSLRDEDRVAEILRCIQIGLLCVEPRPEDRPTMPDVIVMLSSESTILPSPKRIGYEVAEGGRRSYLI